Genomic window (Helianthus annuus cultivar XRQ/B chromosome 3, HanXRQr2.0-SUNRISE, whole genome shotgun sequence):
AAACCAGCATTCAGCATCTCAAATTTTGCCCGGGTGACCTTTATGGAAAAATCAGTTCCATCATAGAAGCAGTCAATGTCAATTGAAGTTACAGTTGTTGAAGAAAGATCCCTCTTAGCTTTTTCACAAGCAACTTTCAATCTCCCCAATGCTTTTACATTTTTACTGATATTTTTATTTTGCTTTTTATTAAACTCTTGTACACAATAATCAACCATTGCCTTGTCAAAATCCTCTCCACCCAGACGAGTGTCACCACCCACTGCTTTAACACTTATGGCTCCATCCCTGCTGATAGTGAGAAGTGACATATCGAATGTCCCTCCACCTAAATCAAAGACCAATACATTTTTATGTTCAGGGTGGTTTGGGTCTGACATCTTGTCTAGGCCGTATGCAATGGCAGCGGATGTGGGCTCACTGATCAAGCGCATGACATTGAGACCAGCCAGTGTACCGGCATCCTTCGTTGCTTGTCGTTGCTTGTCGCTGAAATACGCAGGAACAGTAATCACCGCATCTATAACTGGTGTTCCGAGGTATGCCTCAGCagcttctttcaacttctttaGAATCATTGAAGATATTTCTTCAGGCGAAAATTCCTTGTTGATACCCATGTGTTCAAGTACAATCATTGGCTTATCAGTAGGTCCTTCAACAACCTTAATAGGCAATGATTGTATGTCTTTCTGCAATTTGACATCGCTGAATCGGCGTCCCATTAGACGCTTAACATCTAAAAATTCAGCAAAAAtaaaattaagttttatcagtTAGCAGGCTGTATACTAAATGACTAGTGTTAAATATCTATGAATTTTCTGAGATAAATATAAACTAGTTCGTGAAATCGACTTACCAAACACAGTGTTAGTGGGGTTCCTGGTGATTTGATTTTTGGCACCCTCACCTACTAAAAATTCAGTGTCGTTAGAAGCCACACATGATGGGGTGATTTTGTTTCCCTGTTCATTAGGAAGGATCTCAACACGGTTGTGTTGATCAAACCAGACAGCAACACACGAGTATGTGGTTCCAAGATCAATACCAACTGGAGTTGTTTTTACACTTCTAGACATCTTGAAATACGTAGCTGTAAACAAAGCCAAAATAAGGATTGTCAAAAACATTGTAATCTAAAATACATACAAACTATGGACTCCATGAAATATATCATCTTTGTTTTGTCAATTACAGACGCCAAGCAAAAGGTTTAAGGAaactaaaattaattaaaaatcaaacAACCACTTTTTCTAATCAAATGCATGTAATATACCATAATAATGATATGTTCACAAATCACAATTGTTTGAGTATAAAGTCCTTGCCTCTTTCATTCATAATAATTCAGTATAAAACTATAAAAGATACAATCTCTATTTTTATGTATATCCTATATCTATTAACAGTGTTACCTTTCTGGATAAACACAACACCGTTCGAAACTGAACCTCGAACACTTTTACGTAATCCTTGCAGTTTACTTGAAGGGTTCGTTAATATAGGGAGTTGTTTTCTTGATGTCCTGGCATAACCAGCAGCGCCGACCGAGTTTGAACGGTCCGACTGTTTCTATTCTTCGAGGAGAGGAAAGGTCAACAttactttacttttttttttgaaccgtCATTACTTTACTGATATTCTTCCTTCTGTCTTTTTTATCCCATTATTGTCCCAAATGTAATTAAGCTTTAACTAGAATTGCAACCCGCCGTAATATGACGGAGATtatttagttataactaagtcgatctagaactcaaacgttatgttaaacctgtcaaacgggaaaaagaatagacgatgtaaaaacgttcacccacacacgcacgttgcgtcgtgttaactcacaaattttagaacgaaacgtaaaaacgttaaaccaaagacgcacgttgcgatgtgttaagtcacaaaatttagaaccaagcataaagcgaaaaatgaaaactataaaggatcaaagttgaaagtaaaaaaagttgtaagtatagattgcaaaagataaaaagttttgggttaaaagtaatttatgaaatacttttgggtgaaatataaaaataaatcatttttttttggaaaacccacAAAGCCAATGTTACAaaaaccatatgcataaccactTTTTCTTTGagaaacccccaaagcacaccccacGTTGCGGCGGGACGTAAAACATTTTCAAATTGTACTAATGCcaacaaccgtcatcgaccaccaacaccgacttgacctaggatctgcgtgttgcgacgaacctgtcaaacatggaaaaatagaggtaaaaacgttgaaccacacaagcacgttgcgccgtgttaacttgcaaaatttgaaacaaaacataaaaaagttgaaccacagtcgtacgttgcgtcgtattaactcgaaaaatttagaactatacgtaaaacgaaaagttgcgaaagatgaaaagtataagtgacaaaaattgtgaagttaaattgcaaataatgaaaagttttgggttaatgttaaaaaacaaattatgtagggttaaaattgcaaaagataaaaacctttggattaaagtaaaaaatcaatttttttttttaatcccaAGGCACAATGTACAAGTTGTATTGCATATTTCTGATCGTTATTTATAATAACTAGTggggaacccgcgcgttgcggcggagttGATAATATGGGTGTGAATATAATTCAAACCTTAACGCGCTTtgcggttagattaattacttgTATATTAACATATTAATATCTTGAATAAACCCTACATGGAATGCTAGGATTCCCCTTTCAATTCGTAAAAAGAAGAATAATAAGTTGCATAAAGGAGTGTAAACAACATAATTAGTAGTGCTAAGTTATTCTTTAAATCCGTAAAAAATATCATAAAAAGCCAGTTAAGATGGACCATTCAATAAATGCCAACCTTCATATAATTCAATCAACCAATTAAAAGTAAGTTTGGATTCAACAATAAGCCTAAATTTCATTACTTTTGGAATAGATGAATAAATGTAGACCAGCAAAGACCTAGTCTTATGGTATGGATccattggtttttttttttttttttttttttttgaacggctgcAGACTTTATAGAAAGGAGCTAGCAAGTAGCTAAAACCCCAACCACAAACAAAGAAACACAAGcataaaaacaaaaccaaaacagtACATGCTCTCCATCCCCTATACTGTTAAGACAAAAACTATAGGCCACTACAGAAACCAATCCTGCTCCTTTTCCTTCATTCTCTTCTTTACCCATAGTGAACTCAGAAGTTTTATCTAAGCCAAAAGCCGTGACACCGACACCGTCTTCTGACTCAATTTCCACAGAACAGGTGGAGTATTTTGCATAATAAAAAAGTCAATGTTGACCAACCTCAATGAATTGTGTGCAGTAACGGGGAAGACTACGCTTAAACCACAAAGGATGAGATGGCATCACCAACGCCCATTCCCTTTTCCACGATCATGGACATCGGTACCCCTGCATAGCAAGGCTCTTCACCTGcagataaaaataataataatcattacCTAAAAACATTTAAGAAATGCATACCCCTAAAAGTCTCATGCAACACATTCATATTTCATACATCTGTCATCAGAAATGGTTGAAATAATATGAGTAGGAGCCCGTACTTTCCCGCTCTTAATTGCTGTGTTAAGGTCCTCGGGGATTTGCGGAGGGGTTATTTCCTTGACGGGGGCAATCTTGCCCTCTTCAAACTATAAAAACACGAAAGAAACTCGAGTTCGTAAAGGGCAAAAAGGGAAAACAAAGATGGAGTAAAATGCATTttttcgtccatgaggtttttcagttttgcgactttcgtccaaaggtttgtttttccgtatTTGGacccaaaatgtttgaaatcttgccataaAGTAAAAAAGACCATATTGTCCTTTAAGTTAActtaaaaagacgaaaatacccatGACTatacggagaaaaatggatggagttcaTGAGCCGGGTGAAAATGGCAAAATTTCAAACTTTTTTGaaccagatgcggaaaaacaaatctttggacgaaagtcgcaaaactggccaaacctttagagacgaaaatggcattttactcataaAAATATAAGATTTCAGAAATGAGGCTTACCAACTTCTCAAATGTTTCCTTGATTGCGCTTTCGAATGCTTCGTATGAAGTGGGGACCACTGCCCCGGCTTCTTTAAGTGCTTTGTTTTTAGCTTGCGCAGACTCCATTAAACCGCCACTTTTGGCCCCCTGATTGTTGGATAAATATTAACCACGAAGGAAATCACCATATTGCCCTTTCGAGTTTCAAAAAGTTATGATAAAGTAAAAGAATAAGCTTACTGCGTGACCGAACTGGACTTCCGATTTAAAGAGGCGTGTACATGTTCCACTAACCCAAGCACATACAGGTTGTAGAATGGTctttttgccaaaaaaaaaaactaatctaTCTTACAAACACACATAAAGCTCACGCATGTTATGCTATATCACTAAGCAAATAACAACCAAATCTGAATCTTGTAATTGTACTCAACGAATTTACATAAAAATCAGATCTTGGTTATTATTGACCCCAATACTGCTCACTAAACTTAataaatttaagaaaaaaaaaaaaacaagtgagCTCGTTAAAAATCACCTAAATTGCGAAGTAGCTCATGCATGTATAcaagaaaaaaataaactaaTCTGGTAGCTAGATTAGAGTACGTACTACACCCTCCATATACGTACATTTCTTGCTAGCAGAACCCGAACCCGCAATCTTTTCAAATAACTGCAAAATTCCAATAAAAACGAACCATTAGAATTTACTTTAATCAAAGAATAACTCAATATGAaggattttttaaataaaatctagtTAACTCATAACATTGCAACCTGTCTCTCACCGTTTCGACCCGACAGGTACCGTCTCGTTGTGGGCGTCACTTGTCCCACATTCACTCGACCTTCCTCAACAAACAACTTTATTTTGAATAAAAACAAAACACGAAGGAGGAATTTACGCCTTGAAGAAAAATATAACAACATAACTAACTTCAATTCAGTTTGTAAAAAGCGTTCAAATTAGGTCAACAAACTTGAAGAAAAATATAAGAAAAAAACCTGATTCTTTGCATACTTCATCAGCTTCATCTTTGACCATGaaatttgaatcttttgaattcAAACCTATGAAATCCCTTTCCATCTTTCAACTACAAATAATAACTACCATGAAAATTAAGTAATTAAAAACGCCCAAGAATCTAAACAGAACCCATAAATTTTGAAGAACCATTGAATTACCTTGAAATATAAAACCCGGATTACAGCTCATCTGTTGAACCCCTCTGTCGGAACCCTAGATGACTGAACTGGCATCGCTTTAACCCCTGTTAATGCCCGCTCACGCATCTCCTTCTCTCTCTGTGTTCTCTGGTTCTCCTTCCCTCTCTTCTCTGAATATGCAATCGGAAGCATCAGAGGGAACACCGGATTTCCCTCTTTGTCACTATAAAATGCGTATTCACCGGAGAAAATTACGATACAACGACAGGAAAAAGGTCGTTTTGTATAGACAGAAGGTGGAGGAAGCTTTAGCGGTGGCATTAAAGGGGAAGAGCACCATTCGATTAAAACTAATTGAGGGAAGGAGAATCGATTGGGGCAATTCAAGAATCAAAGTGCAACAATTGAAGGGAACGATTGAGTTCTGATGATAACATTTGGAGGGTTTCATGCAGAGAATGAAGGGCAGAATGGGAAGAAAAATGTAAAAATATTGGGTTTTATTTAAGACTTTTAGCCTGCCATCTTAAAAAATTAGTGTTAAATTACtattttgtacatatgaaatgcttatatatagtatatagatatagataaaataaaatataaaatattttaacgtTTATAACTTAATGATTACCACATTTGTGATTTGTATACTTGCAAATCATAATTCACATATATTTgtggttttttttaaataaacttcattaaaaaccaccttcgacccaaacgggcaaaaggccaAACAACCAATAACGTCCCCGATCCAAGCGGGCAATGGACAAagaaattacaacatatacagaGGGAATTTACACCAATTCGTCCATCTAATATAAttaccatggttgcaaaagtcgctaggcgctccctagtcggattcgggagtactcggttATTAATTACAATAAGATCTATTTTTAATCCAAGCAAAACCTCTCGATTTTAACTCCCCTAATCTCGACTATTGTTCAATCCTTGTACAATCTGTTTTTTActaaaagcaaagatggtgtgATGGTTAATCCTCTTGTATTCACGTATATTTGTATGAGAGAAATAAGCTCTCCCGTGATTGTGTTTATAGTATTTACTTGACAAGTTAGACGTTGATATTTGAGTGTTTATAAATTATCCAAAtatattggtttttttttttaacattaccTTAATACTCTACACGTCTACACATTTATGGTTTACCTATAGGGATTTATGATTGATATAGTGATTTTAGAGATATTATTATACTATAACAATTAGAGTAGATGCTTGATTACAATAGAAAAACTGGTCATGCTATGGATCTTATTTACCATAATGCTTGTGGCGAAGTTTAAAATGTCCAATAGGAGATTCAAAAAactatatacctaaaaaaattataaaaccgggggtcgaaaacatatataccaaaATTTATACGAAAAATATATACCGGACACTACTGAGCTAAACGTTCAGGGGTAGGGGGTCGGGGGCCCCCCGGCCCCTACAAAGCTGCGCCCCTGCATGATGCCATAATTCCTTTTTTGGTCAAATAGAGAGTGAGGACTAGAGAATCCGTTATCTATAGTTTTATACATTGTTTGCCTGCTTGGTTGCCATATTTTTCTTTAAGTTATTTACTGATGATACATTAGTTTGTTTTGTTGCTTGGAAAATGATTCACGAACTATTATATGTTTGTAATAAGTTAATAGCTTAAAATGT
Coding sequences:
- the LOC110929117 gene encoding LOW QUALITY PROTEIN: heat shock cognate 70 kDa protein (The sequence of the model RefSeq protein was modified relative to this genomic sequence to represent the inferred CDS: deleted 1 base in 1 codon); protein product: MSRSVKTTPVGIDLGTTYSCVAVWFDQHNRVEILPNEQGNKITPSCVASNDTEFLVGEGAKNQITRNPTNTVFDVKRLMGRRFSDVKLQKDIQSLPIKVVEGPTDKPMIVLEHMGINKEFSPEEISSMILKKLKEAAEAYLGTPVIDAVITVPAYFSDKQRQATKDAGTLAGLNVMRLISEPTSAAIAYGLDKMSDPNHPEHKNVLVFDLGGGTFDMSLLTISRDGAISVKAVGGDTRLGGEDFDKAMVDYCVQEFNKKQNKNISKNVKALGRLKVACEKAKRDLSSTTVTSIDIDCFYDGTDFSIKVTRAKFEMLNAGFFEKCIENVENCLRDGNMHKHNVDDIVLVGGSTRIPKVQQLLREFFDGKSLCKTINADEAVAYGAAVLAANLSGNGNKAVKDMTLLDVTPLSLGIKSQGRYMRIMIPRNTPIPAMKEENRYTMYDNQVRMKVAVVYQGECDETKDNIFLDEFNLHDVPPAPKGTEGMKVRLSIDSNGILDVSAELLSTGNKRSIVIAGSGNVSKDDIEKMLKKVEL
- the LOC110931563 gene encoding ATP-citrate synthase beta chain protein 2 encodes the protein MESAQAKNKALKEAGAVVPTSYEAFESAIKETFEKLFEEGKIAPVKEITPPQIPEDLNTAIKSGKVRAPTHIISTISDDRCEEPCYAGVPMSMIVEKGMGVGDAISSFVV